The following coding sequences lie in one Populus nigra chromosome 15, ddPopNigr1.1, whole genome shotgun sequence genomic window:
- the LOC133674376 gene encoding receptor-like protein 9a isoform X2, which yields MAPPYLPGENATPTVVNGKVLSAAAEQAESPDSYLWSVRNEELGDWYLNVSLFLPFQQLNSLILMDNRIAGWVEKKGGYGLHKLSNLKILALEDNSFNNSILSFVEGLPSLKTLYLDYNRLEGLIDLKESLSSLKHLGLGGNNINKLVASRGPSSLNTLYLGKITTYGNMSLLLQSLGAFPNLTTLFLHHNDFTGRKLGDGVLHFRNLKFLNLSYNTLNNNSILQTIILLLSCWGFLC from the exons ATGGCACCTCCCTACCTACCTGGAGAAAACGCGACGCCCACTGTTGTGAATGGGAAAGTATTGTCTGCAGCAGCAGAACAGGCCGAGTCACCGGACTCTTATCTTTGGAGCGTAAGGAATGAGGAACTGGGAGATTGGTACTTAAATGTCTCCTTGTTCCTTCCTTTCCAACAACTCAACAGTCTCATCTTGATGGATAATCGTATAGCTGGTTGGGTTGAGAAGAAAG gtggtTATGGGTTACATAAATTGAGCAATTTGAAGATCCTTGCCTTGGAAGATAATAGCTTCAATAACAGTATTTTATCATTTGTGGAGGGGCTTCCGTCTCTTAAAACACTATATTTAGATTATAATAGACTGGAGGGGCTAATAGATTTGAAag aaTCCTTGAGCAGCTTGAAGCATTTGGGTTTGGGCGGCAACAATATTAACAAATTGGTAGCTTCAAGAG GTCCAAGCAGCTTGAATACTCTATATCTCGGAAAAATCACAACCTATGGAAATATGTCCCTGTTACTGCAATCATTAGGAGCATTCCCAAATCTCACGACACTTTTTCTACACCACAATGATTTTACAGGAAGAAAATTAGGTGACG GCGTCCTTCATTTCAGGAACttgaaattcttaaatttaaGTTACAATACTCTCAATAATAACAGCATCTTACAAACCATCA
- the LOC133674376 gene encoding receptor-like protein 9a isoform X3, with protein MAPPYLPGENATPTVVNGKVLSAAAEQAESPDSYLWSVRNEELGDWYLNVSLFLPFQQLNSLILMDNRIAGWVEKKGGYGLHKLSNLKILALEDNSFNNSILSFVEGLPSLKTLYLDYNRLEGLIDLKESLSSLKHLGLGGNNINKLVASRGPSSLNTLYLGKITTYGNMSLLLQSLGAFPNLTTLFLHHNDFTGRKLGDVFSR; from the exons ATGGCACCTCCCTACCTACCTGGAGAAAACGCGACGCCCACTGTTGTGAATGGGAAAGTATTGTCTGCAGCAGCAGAACAGGCCGAGTCACCGGACTCTTATCTTTGGAGCGTAAGGAATGAGGAACTGGGAGATTGGTACTTAAATGTCTCCTTGTTCCTTCCTTTCCAACAACTCAACAGTCTCATCTTGATGGATAATCGTATAGCTGGTTGGGTTGAGAAGAAAG gtggtTATGGGTTACATAAATTGAGCAATTTGAAGATCCTTGCCTTGGAAGATAATAGCTTCAATAACAGTATTTTATCATTTGTGGAGGGGCTTCCGTCTCTTAAAACACTATATTTAGATTATAATAGACTGGAGGGGCTAATAGATTTGAAag aaTCCTTGAGCAGCTTGAAGCATTTGGGTTTGGGCGGCAACAATATTAACAAATTGGTAGCTTCAAGAG GTCCAAGCAGCTTGAATACTCTATATCTCGGAAAAATCACAACCTATGGAAATATGTCCCTGTTACTGCAATCATTAGGAGCATTCCCAAATCTCACGACACTTTTTCTACACCACAATGATTTTACAGGAAGAAAATTAGGTGACG TATTCTCTAGATGA
- the LOC133674376 gene encoding receptor-like protein 9a isoform X1 has product MAPPYLPGENATPTVVNGKVLSAAAEQAESPDSYLWSVRNEELGDWYLNVSLFLPFQQLNSLILMDNRIAGWVEKKGGYGLHKLSNLKILALEDNSFNNSILSFVEGLPSLKTLYLDYNRLEGLIDLKESLSSLKHLGLGGNNINKLVASRGPSSLNTLYLGKITTYGNMSLLLQSLGAFPNLTTLFLHHNDFTGRKLGDGVLHFRNLKFLNLSYNTLNNNSILQTISKIDNSYCLSLSL; this is encoded by the exons ATGGCACCTCCCTACCTACCTGGAGAAAACGCGACGCCCACTGTTGTGAATGGGAAAGTATTGTCTGCAGCAGCAGAACAGGCCGAGTCACCGGACTCTTATCTTTGGAGCGTAAGGAATGAGGAACTGGGAGATTGGTACTTAAATGTCTCCTTGTTCCTTCCTTTCCAACAACTCAACAGTCTCATCTTGATGGATAATCGTATAGCTGGTTGGGTTGAGAAGAAAG gtggtTATGGGTTACATAAATTGAGCAATTTGAAGATCCTTGCCTTGGAAGATAATAGCTTCAATAACAGTATTTTATCATTTGTGGAGGGGCTTCCGTCTCTTAAAACACTATATTTAGATTATAATAGACTGGAGGGGCTAATAGATTTGAAag aaTCCTTGAGCAGCTTGAAGCATTTGGGTTTGGGCGGCAACAATATTAACAAATTGGTAGCTTCAAGAG GTCCAAGCAGCTTGAATACTCTATATCTCGGAAAAATCACAACCTATGGAAATATGTCCCTGTTACTGCAATCATTAGGAGCATTCCCAAATCTCACGACACTTTTTCTACACCACAATGATTTTACAGGAAGAAAATTAGGTGACG GCGTCCTTCATTTCAGGAACttgaaattcttaaatttaaGTTACAATACTCTCAATAATAACAGCATCTTACAAACCATCAGTAAGATTGATAACTCTtattgtctctctctctctctctag